The DNA sequence ACTTGAAGTTTGTTCGCGAACATTGGGAGGAGGTAAAGGAAAAGGTTGGCCGGCGAGGTCAGGCCATCGACTGGGATTCTTTTGCCCGTTTGGATTCCGAACGCCGGGAGATTTTGCGGGAAACGGAATCTCTGCGCGCCCAACGTAACCAGGTTTCTGACCTGATCGCGGGAAAAAAGAAAAAAAAAGAAGATGCTTCCCCGGAGATCGCCCAGATGAAGGAGGTATCTTCCCGGATCAAGGAGCTGGAAGGCAAGTTGAACGCGATAGAAGAGGACCTCCGCGGAATCCTGATGGTGATCCCCAACATCCCCCACGAGAGTGTGGTCATCGGCCAGGAGGAGGCCGACAACCTCGAAATGCGCCGGTGGGGAAAGATTCCGGAATTTTCATTCACCCCCCGACTGCACTGGGAAATCGGGGAAACTTTAGATATTCTGGATTTCGACCGGGGCGCGAAGATCACCGGAGCGAGGTTTACCCTGTACAAAGACGGGGGAGCCAGGATGGAAAGGGCCCTGATGAATTTCATGCTGGATTTACACACGGGTTCGCACGGCTACCGTGAGGTTCTGCCTCCCTTCCTGGTAAATCGCAAGACCATGACGGGAACCGGCCAACTTCCCAAGTTCGAGGAGGATTTATTCAAGCTTGACGAGCCGGATTATTTTTTAATTCCCACGGCTGAAGTTCCTGTCACCAATATCCACCAGGATGAGATTCTGACGGAAGAAGAACTCCCCCTTTGTTATACGGCCTACACCCCCTGTTTTCGCAAAGAAGCAGGTTCTTACGGGAAGGACACCCGGGGGTTGATCCGGCAGCATCAGTTCAACAAGGTGGAGCTGGTGAAATTTACCACCCCGGAGGCCTCTTACGCTGAACTGGAAAGCCTAACC is a window from the Deltaproteobacteria bacterium genome containing:
- the serS gene encoding serine--tRNA ligase is translated as MLDLKFVREHWEEVKEKVGRRGQAIDWDSFARLDSERREILRETESLRAQRNQVSDLIAGKKKKKEDASPEIAQMKEVSSRIKELEGKLNAIEEDLRGILMVIPNIPHESVVIGQEEADNLEMRRWGKIPEFSFTPRLHWEIGETLDILDFDRGAKITGARFTLYKDGGARMERALMNFMLDLHTGSHGYREVLPPFLVNRKTMTGTGQLPKFEEDLFKLDEPDYFLIPTAEVPVTNIHQDEILTEEELPLCYTAYTPCFRKEAGSYGKDTRGLIRQHQFNKVELVKFTTPEASYAELESLTEDAEEVLRRLGIPYRVVMLCTGDLGFSAAKTYDLEAWLPGQGAYKEISSCSNFEDFQARRANIRYRPKGKKGTEFVHTLNGSGLAIGRTLVAILENYQNEDGSVTIPEVLRSYMGGAGKITKRK